The Flavobacterium sp. 102 genomic interval TAATATTAGCGACACAGCCGTTTTCAAATTCGATTCGGGCATTCGCAATATCAGGGGATTGACTCAAAACAGAAACACCACTGGCGTGAACGGCTTTTACTTTTGATTTGACCACGCTCAAAATTGCATCGATATCATGAATCATTAAGTCTAAAACCACCGGAACATCGGTACCGCGCGGATTGAATTCGGCCAAGCGATGGGTTTCGATGAACATTGGGTTGTCTATTTGATTTTTGACGGCTGTAAAAGCAGGATTGAATCTTTCAACATGACCCACTTGCCCTTTAATATTGTATTCTTTGGCCAAAGCAATGATTTCTTCCGCTTCGGCTACTGTGGCGGAGATTGGTTTTTCTATAAAAACATGTTTCCCCGATTTGATAGACACTTTGGCACATTTATAATGCGATAGTGTAGGAGTAACGATGTCAATCACATCCACAGCGTGAATTAATTTGGCTATCGTATCAAATTGTTTGTATCCAAACTCGGCTTCGATTTTGGCTCCGTTTTCGTGATTTTCATCATAGAAACCAACGAGTTCGTATTTTTCAGATTGTTGTAGTAATCGCAAGTGTATTTTTCCGAGGTGACCGGCACCTAAAACGCCAACTTTGAGCATAGAAATGTATTTTAAACAAAAATAGAAATTAATTGATAATTGGTAATTGATAATTGATAATTTGTTTTCTATTTTTACCAAAATAAATCGCTACCTACATTGAAAGATACCAACAAACATCAAGGACTTCGAAATCAATTGGCTAAACTGCTGGAAGAAAAAGGAATTACGGATAAACATGTTTTAGATGCTATTCGTAAAATTCCGAGACATTTGTTTTTAAATTCTAGTTTTGAAGACTTTGCGTACCAAGACAAAGCATTTCCAATTGCGGCCGGACAAACCATTTCTCAACCTTATACTGTAGCTTTTCAAACCGAATTATTAAAGGTAAAGAAAGATGATAAAGTACTCGAAATCGGAACAGGTTCGGGTTATCAAACAGCGGTTTTGGTGGCGATGGGTGCCAAAGTTTATTCGGTGGAAAGACAAAATGAGCTGTTTAAAATCACTTCAGCGTTGTTGCCCAAATTAGGCATTCGCCCAAAACATTTATCGTTTGGTGACGGTTATAAAGGATTACCTAATTATGCTCCGTTTGACAGTATCATTGTAACTGCCGGCGCGCCGATTATTCCGAAACCATTGATGGCACAATTAAAAGTAGGCGGAAGATTGGTCATTCCTTTAGGCGAAGGTGACCAAGTAATGACGATGTTAATTCGTAAAAATGAAACCCAATTTGAAAAACACGAGTTTGGAGAATTCCGTTTTGTACCGTTATTGCAAGATAAAAATTAAACCAACCCTTTTTAAATCAGTATAATGAAAAAAATCCAAATTTTCTTTTTGTTATTCTCAACTTTTATGTTTGCTCAAACAGCAGAAAAGAAAGTTTGGGATTTATTACTCGCCAACAAAAGAACAGAAGCTAAAAAGCTATTTGATAAAGAATTTAAAACTACATCCGATACCAAAGTGGAGTATTTTTTACTCGGAAAAATGATTGAACTCGAAAACGGGAAATTAGATTTTGATGAAACATTCATTACAACTTTGGTGAAATTTCCCGAAAGCAAATACTATTTGACTTCATTATTGAAACAACAATTTATTTTAGATGATATACAAACGGTTGGTTTTAATGATTACACCTATAAAAAGATTGATGCACTGATAGCTTCAGAGATTTTCAAAGATGATCCGGTTGTAATTTATTACAAGGCTACAGCCGACAGAAATATCAAAAATCTCGAAGGTTATAATAAATACATCAAACAATTGAATTCGATTATGAACTGGCAATTGTGTGGTGTTTTCGAAAACTTAAACGATAGTGGTATTGATATTGAGTACGAACCGGAGGTTTATCCAATTAATGACAAGTTATTTGATGCGAACAGTAACGGTAAAATTGGTTGGTATAATCCAAAAATAATACAAAATGAAGGTTATCATACTTTTTCTAATGAAGATGAATATGGCAACGGAATAATGTATTCGCAAGTGTTTGTTGAAAATCCGATAGAGCAGGAAGTTGTGTTAAATTTCGGAATGAGTTCGTCGTTGAAAATATTTATAAATGACACTGAAGTTTATGTTAATACTTTGAACAAACTATCTGATTTGAATGCCTTCAAGTTAAAAGTTAAATTGCCGAAAGGGATGAATAGAATTTTGGTTAAGTCTTCAATTGCTGGAGGAAACAACTACTTCATTCTTTCGTTAACAGATGCAAAAAACAAAAAAATAGATAGTTTAGTTTATCATAATACATATAAAGAGTATACAAAATCAACACTTCAATCTTTACAAGTGGAAGAATTGACTCCTGATTATGAAATTTTTTTGGCACAAAAAATAAAAGAAAATCCATCGAACGTGTTTTATAAATTCATGTTGTACGATGCTTATATTCATAACAAAAAATTAGAACTGGCTCACGATCTTATTGACGAGTTAAATACCATGTATCCTAATAGTTCCATTGTGAAAACAAGAATCAGTCAATACTATTCTTATAAAGATGATACAGCCAAAGTAAATGAAATTGTAAAAAATCTTGAACTTCAAGATCCAGAATATTATTATACTATTGCCACTAAAGCAATAGATAGTGAGTGGTTAAAATCTGCAAGTATTGCAGAACTGGAAAAGATGCGAGACAATGCCAAGAAATTGACTTCACCGGTTTTTGGTTACTTGTTTGATTTTTTAATCAATGCCCGAAATTCTAATGTTCAGGCCATGATGAAAAACGCAGAAGAAATTATGAGTATATCGCACAACAGCGAGTTTTATGTGACCACTTTTGCACCATTGTATGATTCTTTAGAAAAAAACAAAGAGAAAACTATCAAAATGCTTGAAGATTTGGTTAATAAAAAAGACAATTTCAAAGCTATGGCCGCATTGATCAGATATTATAGAGAGGCAAACAGAAAGGAAGACATAAAGCGTTTATTTATCGAACGAAAAAATTGTTATCCTTATTTTACCGGAGTTGCTTCTGATTACATCAATATACTTATCGAAGAGAAGAAGTATGCTGAAGCATTGGTAGAAATTGATAATTCATTGGCGCTTTATCCGTATTCTTTCTATTTAATGGAACGAAAGGGAATGGTATACAATTATATGTCAAATTTGAAAGAAGCGGAAAAGTACATGAGACAATCATTGGAATACAATCCTGAAAACAGCAATCTGAGAAAACAATTGTATGACATTACCAAAACACCCGATGAGATTGAGGAAATTGATGTAAAAGACAAATACAAAATAATCAAAGAAAGAAGAAATTCTAAATTGAAAAGCGATTATGGAGTGGTTACCTTATTAGATGAATACATTGTTAATATTTTACCTGAAGGTGGAAGAAAATCGAAAGTAGTTCTTATTTATGAAATTACCGCTGAAAATGGAATTGAGGAAATGAAAGAATACCATTTAAATACTTATGGCATTACACTTCAAAAATCAGAAATCGTAAATACTGACGGTACGGTTGTACCAGCAGAAGAAGGCTCTGAAACATTGGTTTTTCCTAATTTGAAAGTTGGTGATGTTATTTACATCGAGTATGAATCGTTTAGCAATTCGACAGGAAGATTCTATAAAGACTTTAACTTAGATTGTTATTTCAATAGTACTTATCCTTCGGTTGAAGCTGTTTTTGCTATTATCAATCCGGAAAACATTCAATATTCTTCTAAATTAAATAATGGAAACATTACACCGGTTGTCAAAAAAATAAACAATAAGATCTGTCATATATGGAAAAGAAATAATATTCCAGCGATGCCTTTATTGGAACCGTTCTCCAAAAATTTTACCGATTTAACCAATACTATTAATATTAGTTCTATAAAATCTTGGAAAGAAATTTCGAATTGGTATGCTGATTTGGTTAAAAAAACATTGACTTTAGATAAAATAACTAAAACCACTTTTGACGGTATATTCCCAAATGGAGTAAACGGTATGTCACAAGAAGCTATTGCTAAAAAGATTTATGCTTACATAGAAGACAATATCAAGTACAGTTCACAAGATTTCAGACAAAGTGGTTATGTTCCGCAAAAGCCGTCTAAAACCATTACAACTAAATTAGGGGATTGCAAAGATGTATCAACACTTTTTGTTGCTTTGTCTCAATTGGCCGGATTAAAATCAAATTTGGTTTTGGTTTCTACCAATGAAAATAGCGCACACATGATGTCTTTACCTTCTAAAGATTTCAACCATTGTATCGTCAAAACTATCATTGACGGAAAAGAAGTATTCTTAGAATTAACCGAT includes:
- a CDS encoding Gfo/Idh/MocA family protein, with protein sequence MLKVGVLGAGHLGKIHLRLLQQSEKYELVGFYDENHENGAKIEAEFGYKQFDTIAKLIHAVDVIDIVTPTLSHYKCAKVSIKSGKHVFIEKPISATVAEAEEIIALAKEYNIKGQVGHVERFNPAFTAVKNQIDNPMFIETHRLAEFNPRGTDVPVVLDLMIHDIDAILSVVKSKVKAVHASGVSVLSQSPDIANARIEFENGCVANITSSRISMKNMRKSRFFQKDAYISVDYLDKVCEVVRMKEAPEVPGDFDMILQNAEGEKKQIYFNNPEVAPNNAILDELETFADAINSNGTPVVTLEDGTEALRVAYMIIDSMNEK
- a CDS encoding protein-L-isoaspartate(D-aspartate) O-methyltransferase — translated: MKDTNKHQGLRNQLAKLLEEKGITDKHVLDAIRKIPRHLFLNSSFEDFAYQDKAFPIAAGQTISQPYTVAFQTELLKVKKDDKVLEIGTGSGYQTAVLVAMGAKVYSVERQNELFKITSALLPKLGIRPKHLSFGDGYKGLPNYAPFDSIIVTAGAPIIPKPLMAQLKVGGRLVIPLGEGDQVMTMLIRKNETQFEKHEFGEFRFVPLLQDKN
- a CDS encoding transglutaminase domain-containing protein; translation: MKKIQIFFLLFSTFMFAQTAEKKVWDLLLANKRTEAKKLFDKEFKTTSDTKVEYFLLGKMIELENGKLDFDETFITTLVKFPESKYYLTSLLKQQFILDDIQTVGFNDYTYKKIDALIASEIFKDDPVVIYYKATADRNIKNLEGYNKYIKQLNSIMNWQLCGVFENLNDSGIDIEYEPEVYPINDKLFDANSNGKIGWYNPKIIQNEGYHTFSNEDEYGNGIMYSQVFVENPIEQEVVLNFGMSSSLKIFINDTEVYVNTLNKLSDLNAFKLKVKLPKGMNRILVKSSIAGGNNYFILSLTDAKNKKIDSLVYHNTYKEYTKSTLQSLQVEELTPDYEIFLAQKIKENPSNVFYKFMLYDAYIHNKKLELAHDLIDELNTMYPNSSIVKTRISQYYSYKDDTAKVNEIVKNLELQDPEYYYTIATKAIDSEWLKSASIAELEKMRDNAKKLTSPVFGYLFDFLINARNSNVQAMMKNAEEIMSISHNSEFYVTTFAPLYDSLEKNKEKTIKMLEDLVNKKDNFKAMAALIRYYREANRKEDIKRLFIERKNCYPYFTGVASDYINILIEEKKYAEALVEIDNSLALYPYSFYLMERKGMVYNYMSNLKEAEKYMRQSLEYNPENSNLRKQLYDITKTPDEIEEIDVKDKYKIIKERRNSKLKSDYGVVTLLDEYIVNILPEGGRKSKVVLIYEITAENGIEEMKEYHLNTYGITLQKSEIVNTDGTVVPAEEGSETLVFPNLKVGDVIYIEYESFSNSTGRFYKDFNLDCYFNSTYPSVEAVFAIINPENIQYSSKLNNGNITPVVKKINNKICHIWKRNNIPAMPLLEPFSKNFTDLTNTINISSIKSWKEISNWYADLVKKTLTLDKITKTTFDGIFPNGVNGMSQEAIAKKIYAYIEDNIKYSSQDFRQSGYVPQKPSKTITTKLGDCKDVSTLFVALSQLAGLKSNLVLVSTNENSAHMMSLPSKDFNHCIVKTIIDGKEVFLELTDKFLPFKALPMSLYKANALVISFDKTENEKASIIEIPFDNAIVNGLSSTSIVHVTDTDISYVSTHIVKGANKSYYNELFSNSTTEDVRKKDLEEQFSSKIKKGIKLQSVKVIKNDTFEDAIEFETQLKLSEKIKSVGNLKITDIPFVERVYTRDIIAQEARNYDIKYISYENNIDYNSTIFLNVPEGKKFTEIPESKAYNYKDHNYSINFELVKPNSLKIVRTVKTPWDDINVADYPEYKKYLEEVLATEEQVVGFK